The region ATGAGGCACATATTTCACTCCGCCAAGATAGCTTAGCGTTAAAATACTTCCGCCTTTTTTAAGCACCGGCAAAACCGCTCTTGTCAAAGAAAGTAGAGAATACACAGAAGTTTGCATAGCCACATCAAAGGCTTCTTTGCTGGTTTGTAAAAAAGAATTTTCTAAGGCTTCTTTTGGAGCAAAGGCTACTGCATGCACCAAAAAATCAATCTCGCCAAAGTCTTTTTTGATCTTTTGTGCAAGAGTGTTTAAATGCTCCTCGTTATTCACATCAAGTTCATAAACTAAATTTGAGTGAAATTCGCTTGCTATAGGCTCAACGCGTTTTTTTAAAGCATCATTAAGATAGGTAAAAGCAAGGCTTGCTCCTTGTAAGGCACAGGCTTTAGCAATGCCGTAAGCTATGGATTTATTATTTGCAACACCTACTATAAGTCCTTTTTTTCCTTGCATAATCATTTTTTATCCTTTAATTAAATTTATAAATTTACGCACATCTAAGGCAGCGCTCCCCACTAAAACACCACCACAATGCTCTATGTCTAAAATCGCTTTTATATTGTCCTCATTTACGCTTCCACCATACAAAAGCTTAGCCTTAGTCTTTGAACTAAGAAAAGTTAAGACACTTTCAATATCCTTTATCTCAGCACTCAAACCTGTACCAATAGAATAAATCGGCTCATAAGCGATAATTAAATTTTGATAGTTTAAATCCAAATTTTCAAGCTGTTTATTAAGAAATTCTTTCGTTTTGCCCTGCTTTTTACACTCAAGCTCTTCGCCTACACAAAAGATAATTTTAAAATCATGCTCTTTTGCAAACTCAAATTTAGCTTTTAAAAGCTCATGATCTTCGCCTAAAGCTCTGCGTTCAGAATGCCCTATCAAAACGCAGTTTATACCAAATTCATCTAAATGCATTTTGCCAAGTTCGCCTGTGAATGCGCCATTTACGCAAGGATAGAAATTTTGTGTACCTTGAATAAAATCTAATTTTTCTCCTAAAAAAGCTATGCTTGGTGGAAAAACAATAATTTCATCTTCATTTTTTGTATATTTTAAGGCTTCATTTAAGGCTTTGGCATAAAGTGCAAAACTTGCTCTTGTGTGATTGCACTTTAAATTTGCGGCAAAGATCATTGTTCTTCCTTAATTCTTAGTGGTTTTACCCCCGGAAGTTCCTTGCCCTCTATAAGCTCCAAGCTAGCACCTCCACCGGTTGAAATAAAGGTCATTTCATCAACATCACCAGCCCTAGCCACAACATCAGCCGTATCGCCACCACCTATCACACTTGTAGCATGTGTATCAGCGATATAATGGCTCATTTTAATGCTTCCTTTGCTAAATTTATCAATCTCAAAAACGCCCATAGGTCCATTCCACCAAATCGTCTGTGCATCAGCAATAACTTCTTTAAAAAGCGTCACACTTGCAGGTCCCACATCAAGCCCCATCCAGCCATTTGGAATTTCTTGCACGCTTACATACTGCACAGGTGATTCTTGAGAACAAGTTGGAGCAGCTACTATATCAACAGGTAGATAAATTTTTACGCCAAGTTCTTTGCCTTTTCGCAAAATTTGCTTTGCTTCATCGATAAGCTCTTCTTCTAAAAGCGAGTTACCTATATCAAAGCCGATTGACTTTAAAAAAGTAAAAGCCATACCTCCGCCAATGATAAGTTTATCCACCCTTGGAAGCAAATTTGTCAAAGCTTGAAGCTTGCCACTTACCTTTGATCCTCCAACAACAGCAACAAAGGGACGAGATGGGCGTTTGATAAGATTTTTAGAAAACTCAATTTCTTTCAAAAGCAAAAATCCAGCCGCCTTTTTACCCTCAGCAAAAAATTTAGTGATAGCCTCAACGCTTGCATGAGCTCTATGACAAACTCCAAAGGCATCATTAATATAAATTTCAGCCATGCTCGCAAGCTCTTTGGCTAAATTTTCATCGTTTTTGGTTTCACCCTTTTCAAAACGCAAATTTTCAAGTATTAAAATCTCAGTTGGTTTTAACTCACCAACCTTTTTTTTTGCATCTTCGCCTATAACATTTTTAGCCAAAATCACATCTTTATTCATAAGCCTTGCTAAACGCTTAGCAACAGGTTCTAAAGAGTATTTTGAACTAATTTCCTTGGGGCGTCCTAGGTGAGAGGCTAAGATCACGCTACAACCATTATCAAGGCAATATCTGATCGTAGGAATAGCCGAACGAATACGCCTATCATCAGTGATATTTAAAAACTCATCTTGAGGTACATTAAAATCACATCTTATAAAGACTTTTTTACCAGCAATCTCAATATCTTTAATTGAAACAATATCACTCATGCTAAGTCCTTGCTATAAATACAGCCATATCGACCAAGCGACTTGAATAGCCCCATTCATTGTCATACCAAGCTACAATTTTTACGAAATCATCGCAAATAACCTGAGTTAGATCGCTTGCTACAATAGCCCCATAAGAACAAGTAATAAAATCGCTTGAAACCCGCTCATCATCATCAACAAGCAAAAGTCCCTTTAAATTTGTCGCAGCTGCCTTTCTAAAGGCTTCATTGATTTCTTCCTTGCTTGTTTTTTTACGAAGCTGAGCAGTTAAATCTACACTTGAAACATCAATGACAGGCACACGCATGCTTTGACCATGAAGTTTGCCCTCAAGCTCTGGCATAACAAGTTTCATCGCCTTTGCCGCACCGGTTGAAGTAGGGATAATATTTTGCGCAGCCGCACGGCTTCTTCTTTTATCACGCGCCTTTGCATCAATAATGCTTTGTCCATTTGTATAGGCATGAATAGTTGTCATAAGTCCTTTTTCTATGCCAAAATTATCTTGCAAAACGCGACACACAGGTCCTAAACAATTCGTAGTGCAACTTGCGTTTGAAATGATATTTTCACCCTTATAAGAGTTAGAATTTACGCCCAAAACATAAGTTGGCGTGTCATCTTTTGCTGGCGCACTCATAATCACTTTTTTAATACCCTTGTCCAAAAAACCTTGACATTTTTCCTTTGTTAAGTGAGCTCCTGTGCATTCTAGCACTACATCAGCACCAAATTTAGCAAAATCAAGCTCCTTTATATCACGACTTTTAAAAACCTTAATTTTTTTACCATTGATGATCAAATCATGATCATCACTTTCAACACTTCCTTTAAATTCCCCATGAACTGTATCGTATTTGAAAAGATATTTTGTAAGTTTAATATCTGTAGTGTCATTGATCGCCACAAGCTCTATATCATCTCGTTCTAAGATGATTCTAGCAACACATCTACCAATGCGTCCAAAACCATTTATCGCAACTTTTACAGCCATTTAATTTCCTTTTGAAAAATAAAATGCTAATATTTTACAAAAAAAAGGTTGAATTTTTTATGAAAATAGCAATTTTTGGCGGAAGTTTTGATCCGCCACACAAAGGACATGATCGTATCGTGAAGGAGGCTTTAAAATGCCTTGATATTGATAAACTTTTTATCATACCTGCCTTTATAAGTCCTTTTAAAAAAGGCTTTTTTGCAGATGAAACACAAAGGCTTAAATGGGTAAAAAAGCTTTGGGGAAATTTAGAAAAAGTTGAAATTTCTGATTTTGAAATTGCTCAAAAGCGTCCTGTACCAAGCATTGAAAGTGTTGAATATTTATATAAGCTTTATAAGCCCAGCAAATTTTATCTTTTAATTGGAGCTGATCATTTAAAAAGCTTACATCTTTGGCATGATTTCGAAAAGCTCAGCTCTTTAGTAGAATTTGTTATAGCAAATCGCGATGATATAGAAATTCCAAAAACTTTTAAGGATTTAAACACTCATGTAAATATTGCTTCTTCTTTTATCCGCTCAACCCTAGATACAAACGAAGTTTGTGATGAGATTAAGGACGAGGTAAAAGATTATTATCAAAAATTACAAAAAACAGATACAATTTCATAAAAATAATTAAGGGAAAAAATGCAAACAAGAATTGATGCAATCACACAAATTTTAGATGAAAAAAAGGCTGAGGATATTCAAATTTTTGATATGAGAGGAAAGGATTATTTTACTGATTTTGTTATACTTGCAACCACCCTTACCCAAAGACATGCCCTATCTTTAATAGATGAGCTTAAAACAAAACTCAAAGCAAAAGGTGAAGAATTTTTAAGTATAGAAAGTAGTGAGGATTGGAGTGTGATTGATCTAGGAGATATCATCATTCATCTTTTAAGCGAGCAATATCGCTTAAAATACAATATAGAAGAACTTTTAAACTCTCTTGAAAAACAAAAACTTGGCTCATAAATTTCTAACTCAACAATGCTAAAATTTTGTCTTTTGCTTCAAGTGTGTATTTTTTCACTATGGATTGTTTTGGGGTAATGATAGCTGTTTGTTCTCCATTTGTTGCATGATAGATACTTACTGCATATTTATTAGCATAATAACGCATTAAAAGTTTTTGCAAACTTGGTTCAACGAAGCCATCAAACCATGCATTGTTAGAAATAGCCACGATAATTTTGCTTTGTTTATAAAGCTCTTCCTTACTTGCTTCATAGCAAATGGCGTTAGTAATATTTTGATCATGTATGGTGTAAGTATTAAGCCTTTCTCCTCTTGAAAACTCAGCCATATTTGGCATCAGATATTTTCTAAAAGTATCTTTAAAAAATGGAATTTCTTCTCCAAAAGGCACGAGATAGTATTTATTTAAAATTTTATCCCTACCCTTTTCAAAAACATAAGTGCTATTAAAAACTTTATCATCTTGCTCGCTAAATGCACCGACAACGATAGAAATTTGATAAGAAAGCTCTTGTAAAATAGCATAATATCGCCCATCAAAATCTCTTTCTAAATTAAAAGCAAAAGCACTTTCAGGTAAAATCACAAGCTCTTTTTTTTCTTCTATTGCCTTTTGAATTTCAGCAATCAAATCATCTGAGTTTTTTTGCATATTTTCATAAAAATACTTTTGACTTTGAGAAATATCTGTATGAATAAGCTTGTAATCTACATTCAAACTCTCATAAGGAGTATCTTTAAGTTGAATACCAAGATAAAAAAGTCCTAAAATGATAGCAATTTTATAATATCTTGAAATATATCTTTCATGATAAAAATAAGCGATGAGAAAAATACAAACAACACCCTTTAAAGAGCTTTCAAAGACACCAAAGCTCGTTAAAATTCCCCAATTTAGCCAATCAAATCCCAAAATATGAAGATATGAAAGTAAAAAAATACCTGTAAGTCTTAGAAAATCATATTTAAAAGCATAACAAATTCGAAATAAAATCCCATAAACCAGCCCAACCCCTAAAATTTCAAAAGGCACAAGATAAGTTAAGCCAAAATAAATAGAAGAAAGGCTAAGCCACCAAAACCAAAGCAAGCCAATAAAAAATCCTGTCCAAAAATATCCAAATTT is a window of Campylobacter sp. MIT 99-7217 DNA encoding:
- a CDS encoding apolipoprotein N-acyltransferase, with translation MRLALNFVPFSFPFFKKLNPNSNIFKIIKAFTCAFFISNSIYLSFLENIFFELFSVFFAIYGFILLLRSDKFGYFWTGFFIGLLWFWWLSLSSIYFGLTYLVPFEILGVGLVYGILFRICYAFKYDFLRLTGIFLLSYLHILGFDWLNWGILTSFGVFESSLKGVVCIFLIAYFYHERYISRYYKIAIILGLFYLGIQLKDTPYESLNVDYKLIHTDISQSQKYFYENMQKNSDDLIAEIQKAIEEKKELVILPESAFAFNLERDFDGRYYAILQELSYQISIVVGAFSEQDDKVFNSTYVFEKGRDKILNKYYLVPFGEEIPFFKDTFRKYLMPNMAEFSRGERLNTYTIHDQNITNAICYEASKEELYKQSKIIVAISNNAWFDGFVEPSLQKLLMRYYANKYAVSIYHATNGEQTAIITPKQSIVKKYTLEAKDKILALLS
- a CDS encoding triose-phosphate isomerase codes for the protein MIFAANLKCNHTRASFALYAKALNEALKYTKNEDEIIVFPPSIAFLGEKLDFIQGTQNFYPCVNGAFTGELGKMHLDEFGINCVLIGHSERRALGEDHELLKAKFEFAKEHDFKIIFCVGEELECKKQGKTKEFLNKQLENLDLNYQNLIIAYEPIYSIGTGLSAEIKDIESVLTFLSSKTKAKLLYGGSVNEDNIKAILDIEHCGGVLVGSAALDVRKFINLIKG
- the nadD gene encoding nicotinate (nicotinamide) nucleotide adenylyltransferase; the protein is MKIAIFGGSFDPPHKGHDRIVKEALKCLDIDKLFIIPAFISPFKKGFFADETQRLKWVKKLWGNLEKVEISDFEIAQKRPVPSIESVEYLYKLYKPSKFYLLIGADHLKSLHLWHDFEKLSSLVEFVIANRDDIEIPKTFKDLNTHVNIASSFIRSTLDTNEVCDEIKDEVKDYYQKLQKTDTIS
- the rsfS gene encoding ribosome silencing factor is translated as MQTRIDAITQILDEKKAEDIQIFDMRGKDYFTDFVILATTLTQRHALSLIDELKTKLKAKGEEFLSIESSEDWSVIDLGDIIIHLLSEQYRLKYNIEELLNSLEKQKLGS
- a CDS encoding phosphoglycerate kinase, with product MSDIVSIKDIEIAGKKVFIRCDFNVPQDEFLNITDDRRIRSAIPTIRYCLDNGCSVILASHLGRPKEISSKYSLEPVAKRLARLMNKDVILAKNVIGEDAKKKVGELKPTEILILENLRFEKGETKNDENLAKELASMAEIYINDAFGVCHRAHASVEAITKFFAEGKKAAGFLLLKEIEFSKNLIKRPSRPFVAVVGGSKVSGKLQALTNLLPRVDKLIIGGGMAFTFLKSIGFDIGNSLLEEELIDEAKQILRKGKELGVKIYLPVDIVAAPTCSQESPVQYVSVQEIPNGWMGLDVGPASVTLFKEVIADAQTIWWNGPMGVFEIDKFSKGSIKMSHYIADTHATSVIGGGDTADVVARAGDVDEMTFISTGGGASLELIEGKELPGVKPLRIKEEQ
- the fabI gene encoding enoyl-ACP reductase FabI: MIMQGKKGLIVGVANNKSIAYGIAKACALQGASLAFTYLNDALKKRVEPIASEFHSNLVYELDVNNEEHLNTLAQKIKKDFGEIDFLVHAVAFAPKEALENSFLQTSKEAFDVAMQTSVYSLLSLTRAVLPVLKKGGSILTLSYLGGVKYVPHYNVMGVAKAALESSVRYLARDLGEQGIRVNAISAGPIKTLAASGIGDFRMILKYNELNAPLKRNVGIDEVGNSAMYLLSDLASAVTGEVHYVDAGFNILGMGDVTKDEEGNTVLCWDYHK
- the gap gene encoding type I glyceraldehyde-3-phosphate dehydrogenase; this translates as MAVKVAINGFGRIGRCVARIILERDDIELVAINDTTDIKLTKYLFKYDTVHGEFKGSVESDDHDLIINGKKIKVFKSRDIKELDFAKFGADVVLECTGAHLTKEKCQGFLDKGIKKVIMSAPAKDDTPTYVLGVNSNSYKGENIISNASCTTNCLGPVCRVLQDNFGIEKGLMTTIHAYTNGQSIIDAKARDKRRSRAAAQNIIPTSTGAAKAMKLVMPELEGKLHGQSMRVPVIDVSSVDLTAQLRKKTSKEEINEAFRKAAATNLKGLLLVDDDERVSSDFITCSYGAIVASDLTQVICDDFVKIVAWYDNEWGYSSRLVDMAVFIART